One segment of Anopheles stephensi strain Indian chromosome 3, UCI_ANSTEP_V1.0, whole genome shotgun sequence DNA contains the following:
- the LOC118513415 gene encoding tRNA N(3)-methylcytidine methyltransferase METTL6 yields MAERLEDNIDAETSKERFPKQAAFNLGDVVTENVKILSDAEKAKLEEQNKRMVTAFQALKLEQEARKHWDLFYKRNENRFFKDRHWTTREFSELLSGEESAGSDGSSSTPPHSGIPANGESDGSGGGKKLLEIGCGVGNLIFPLIEDGHRDYFIYACDLSPRAVELVQKHNLYDERYMKAFACDITTQQVFETLADGSLDIVTLIFVLSAIHPDKFRSTVANIHRLLKPGGVVLFRDYGLYDMAQLRFKPGHKIAENFYMRQDGTRSYYFAEQEVSELFRQAGFTVLVNSYIHRRTINPKENIDVPRIFVQGKFLKPPSA; encoded by the coding sequence ATGGCTGAACGGCTTGAAGATAATATCGACGCAGAGACGAGCAAGGAACGATTTCCGAAGCAAGCGGCGTTCAATTTAGGCGATGTAGTGACGGAAAACGTGAAAATTCTCAGCGACGCCGAGAAGGCCAAACTGGAAGAGCAGAACAAGCGCATGGTAACCGCGTTCCAAGCGCTGAAGCTCGAACAAGAGGCCCGCAAACATTGGGATTTGTTCTACAAGCGGAATGAGAACCGTTTCTTCAAAGACCGGCACTGGACGACGCGTGAGTTTAGTGAGCTGCTGTCCGGCGAAGAATCAGCCGGAAGCGACGGTTCCTCCTCAACACCGCCGCATAGCGGAATCCCGGCCAATGGGGAAAGTGacggcagcggcggcggcaaAAAGCTGCTCGAGATCGGTTGCGGTGTTGGAAATTTAATATTTCCCCTGATCGAAGACGGGCATCGTGATTACTTCATCTACGCCTGCGATCTTTCACCACGTGCCGTCGAGCTGGTGCAGAAACATAACCTGTACGATGAGCGGTACATGAAGGCGTTCGCGTGCGACATCACCACGCAGCAAGTATTCGAAACGCTGGCCGACGGTAGTCTGGACATTGTAACGCTAATTTTCGTGCTGTCCGCAATTCATCCGGACAAGTTTCGCTCGACGGTGGCCAACATTCACCGGCTGCTGAAACCGGGCGGCGTTGTGCTGTTCCGCGACTACGGGCTGTACGATATGGCTCAGCTGCGGTTTAAGCCGGGTCACAAGATAGCGGAAAACTTTTACATGCGACAGGACGGCACGCGTAGCTATTATTTCGCCGAACAGGAAGTGTCCGAACTGTTCCGGCAGGCTGGGTTCACGGTGCTGGTGAACAGCTACATTCATCGACGCACGATCAATCCGAAGGAAAATATCGATGTGCCGAGAATATTCGTCCAGGGGAAGTTCCTTAAACCACCCAGCGCATAA
- the LOC118513416 gene encoding gamma-secretase subunit Aph-1 has protein sequence MTVVEFFGCSFLAFGPPVAMFALTIAHDPIRIIILIAASFFWLVSLLLSSTVWLAFHPITSRVTFGLICSVFIQEGFRYLMYKVLRKTESGLQEVTDIVRIADYRHILSYASGLGFGIISGAFSLVNILADSVGPATVGLKAGSDVFMLISAAQSLAMILLHTFWSVIFFNACDVKNYYHIGYVVTSHLFVSCMTLLNANALFGVTLSISYLVLCITGVIAFQVAGGTVLSFRKFLTCK, from the exons ATGACTGTGGTAGAGTTTTTTGGCTGTAGCTTCCTAGCGTTTGGACCGCCGGTGGCCATGTTTGCGCTCACGATAGCGCACGATCCGATCCGCATCATCATACTGATCGCTGCCTCATTCTTCTGGCTGGTATCGTTGCTGCTTTCCTCCACCGTGTGGCTCGCATTCCATCCCATCACATCACGCGTTACCTTCGGCTTGATATGCTCCGTCTTCATACAG GAAGGATTCCGATACCTCATGTACAAGGTGCTGCGAAAGACGGAAAGTGGTCTGCAGGAGGTAACGGACATCGTTCGAATCGCCGACTATCGACACATTCTCTCGTACGCTTCCGGGCTCGGATTCGGCATCATAAGTGGAGCATTTTCCCTGGTAAACATTCTCGCTGATTCGGTCGGTCCGGCTACGGTGGGATTGAAGGCGGGTTCGGACGTGTTTATGCTGATCAGTGCCGCACAGTCGCTGGCCATGATTCTGCTGCACACCTTCTGGAGCGTCATCTTCTTCAATGCTTGCGATGTGAAAAACTACTACCACATCGGTTACGTGGTGACGAGCCATCTGTTCGTTTCCTGCATGACGCTGCTGAACGCGAATGCACTGTTCGGAGTTACGCTAAGCATCTCGTACCTGGTGCTCTGCATTACCGGGGTAATTGCATTCCAGGTGGCCGGTGGTACGGTACTTTCCTTCCGAAAGTTTCTCACTTGCAAATGA